In the genome of Torulaspora globosa chromosome 2, complete sequence, the window TTTTCTCGCCGAATACACACACGTCGAAACCTCCCGAGGGCAGGGAATCTACGCTGGCTCCGCTAAGCATACCAGCAGATAAACAGCCAGGGCGGCGATGGAGCTTGAATCATATGCCAAGCTCTCCGCAGATCAAGTCGCCTACGAATATATTAAATATGCATAagtctttgaagctttcgAAGAGGGGAAACGGAACGAGGAAGTCTTAGTAGCGGTTATTGTATCAGTATTATAACAataatttttttttttttgcagCAGTTGTTTTTTCTTTAGTTGCCAAGGCGCCTGGCGACACAATATCCGCCATTGACGCTTTTTGTGACACCGAGCTCGAATAAGCTTTAGAGTCAGGAGGCGGCCCGTTTCTGACTTACTTTGCTGTCCTTCTCATCAAAGTCTTCCTCGCGGAATATTCACCTCAGCAGATTCGAACTGCTGGTGTGCATCTGTCCCTGGCTTCTGAATACACTTCATCATCGCATTTTTTCCTCAACAACTATTCGATTAAGAgttgatcttttgctcATCTCCATCGCTTTGATTTAACCTTAACTGCTTTTATCCGATATTGCGTGCATCGCTACACAGTGAACTATTTGCTGTCACAGTTTGGAGCGACTAGTGGTACTGAAAATGACTATTAACAACCTGAGTTGCTCAGAGCCCTCTGAGCTCTACTCTATACGGCAATGTGTTGGGAGGGGCAATTTTGGCGACGTCTATAAAGCCTGTGACAAGAAAACTGGCGAAATCGTCGCCGTCAAAGTTGTCAACTTGGAGCACACCGATGAAGACATAAATTTACTGGCTCAAGAAATATTCTTCCTAGCTGAATTAAAGTCGCCCTATATTACTAACTACATAACCACAATGACGGAAGATGCCTCGATGTGGATCATCATGGAGTATTGCGGAGGCGGCTCATGTGCCGATTTATTAAAGAACATATACAATAATGGTTTACCAGAGGCAAAAGCTGCATACATTACTAGGGAAGTAGTCAAAGGCCTTGTGTATCTACAcgagcagaagaagattcatCGCGATATAAAAGCGGCAAATATTCTGTTAACCGATGAAGGAAAGGTAAAATTAGGCGATTTTGGAGTAAGTGGTCAAATCAGGGCGACTTTAAAGAGAGGAACTTTTGTTGGGACTCCGTTTTGGATGGCGCCGGAGGTAGTTTCTAAGGAATCAGACGGCTATGACGAAAAAGCAGATATATGGTCGCTGGGAATTACGGTCTATGAACTCTTGAAAGGTTCACCTCCGCTTTCGAAGTGTGATCCAATGAAGGTAATGGCCAATCTTCCCAAAAGAAAACCACCTGTTCTTCATGGCAATTATTCGAGTACGGCGAAGCATTTCATAGCTTCGTGTCTGGTTAAAACGCCCAAGAATCGACCATCAGCTGTCAATTTACTTGACACGGATTTTATCAGTAATACGCAATGCGTTGATCTGAAAAGCGATGTTGAAATGCTCAacaaaagaaaatcaaaagATGACTATCGCAGAATGCCTAAATTTCCTTTATGCGAGAAACTGTACGATGGATCTGAGAGCAGCGTACGTTGGGACTTCAGCACTACTACGACGGCTGATAGAAACCCCGCCCTCTCTGCATCTGAGGCCAGTAAGATAACCACCAGCACACCTAGAAGTCCACTTTCCTCCAACATCAACAGTCCCTACCAATCGCAGGATCAAGCTGTCACTCCGGTTACTAATGCTACATCACCGTCCTTTAGAAACTACAACAAGCGATACGATGTGGGAAGCCCTATGGACATTGAATATCCCAAGCTTCAGGATATGAAGCTCAAGAGTTTCGACTATTTGAAAAGTGTTATCTCGTACACTTTTAATCGCATGTATGAACGGGCTCacgatgatgagaccaGAATGTATGTTGATGAAATGCTGGACCACTTTGCCTCCACAGAGTCCAAAATTCCAGGTTTTAGTGAGGTCTTTGTAGAGGAAATCTCATTGCGCTTAGATTCTATAAAAAAGTATCTAGCCAAATAAGTAGTCTCATTAAACTACGAAAGTGGTTTACTGAAGCTCTAAGATTAAAGTCCGTTGCCTCTTTGTTTTTTTCCCTTCCTCTGATCTCGGAGCGTCAGAGTTCTGATTTGTGTCACAAAGTTATGGTCCATTATTTAAAGGAAAATCAAAAAACAAATGCACTATTTTAGACAGATCTGCACGGCACTGAGCCCTCAATAAACCGACGAAGATATTACTGGACAGTCAAATTGTAAGAAAAATTGACACTTTAAGGAAAGTGAAACAGTCGCACAAACAATAATGAAGTATTCAAATTTATTATTACCCGTAGCTGCGACAGCAGCCACCATTAATTTGCTTGCGCCCAATCGGCTTGGCATACGTGACAGAGTGGCAACTGATCGGTTTCGAACATTTGCAAGCAAtgaatcttttcttcctcattcCGTAAAACCATATTCGATTGATAGCTACAGGAAGAGAGATAATCATAAGCTCTTGCTTGCTGATGACGGCGGCAATGAAGATAAGGTTTATGACAGTAAGAAAGAGGACTCgaagaaggatgagaacaagaaggatgaggacaagaaagatgaggacaagaaagatgaggacaaga includes:
- the SPS1 gene encoding putative serine/threonine protein kinase SPS1 (ancestral locus Anc_1.24) — its product is MTINNLSCSEPSELYSIRQCVGRGNFGDVYKACDKKTGEIVAVKVVNLEHTDEDINLLAQEIFFLAELKSPYITNYITTMTEDASMWIIMEYCGGGSCADLLKNIYNNGLPEAKAAYITREVVKGLVYLHEQKKIHRDIKAANILLTDEGKVKLGDFGVSGQIRATLKRGTFVGTPFWMAPEVVSKESDGYDEKADIWSLGITVYELLKGSPPLSKCDPMKVMANLPKRKPPVLHGNYSSTAKHFIASCLVKTPKNRPSAVNLLDTDFISNTQCVDLKSDVEMLNKRKSKDDYRRMPKFPLCEKLYDGSESSVRWDFSTTTTADRNPALSASEASKITTSTPRSPLSSNINSPYQSQDQAVTPVTNATSPSFRNYNKRYDVGSPMDIEYPKLQDMKLKSFDYLKSVISYTFNRMYERAHDDETRMYVDEMLDHFASTESKIPGFSEVFVEEISLRLDSIKKYLAK